Sequence from the Clostridium botulinum genome:
TAAAATTATTAGGTTTTATAAGCCAATCAAATGTTATTACCCATGATTTATTATTTTGACCTTTAAGAAAAGAGCTACTCTGTATATTGCTAATAGCCTTTAATACATTTTCAATTCCATATTCTTTAATTCTTGCATTAAGTAACCTAAGTCTATTAGTGCCTGATTTTATTCCAATTACTTTTTGTAATTTAAGTTCATTCCAAGCATCAATTACTTGTTGTACTGTTGTAGTACAACTAACAATATCTTTAGATATTGTATTATTAATTGTATTATTAACTTGTATTATTCTCTTACGTGATTTTCGTGATAGGGTATAATTGTTTTCGTTGATAGGGTCTCCATTTTTCTCGCTATAGGTATCATGATTTTTAGTGATAGGGGTATCACGATTTGCATTTATAGGGTATTCTGTTTTTTCAGTATAGGTAATATCATGAGTTATGATTGGGCTAGTGTTTATTTTCAAATATCTTTTATCAATTTCATTTGTTCCAGGCTTGTACTTAAATTCAGATATCAAGTACCCTTTTTTTACTAAGTTATTTATCCAAGTTGATATGGTATTCTTATTTACTCCATATAAGTCAGCAAAATAATTATTAGTAGCCCAACAGTATCCCTTTTCATTACACAGTGCTGTTATTTCTCCATATAGAAGCTTTGCATTAGCAGTTAAATCTTTATCATAACGCACATTTGCTGGAATTATTGCATAGTATGCTTTTATTTCATTCATAATTTCATCCCCATTCTGTAAATTAACTTAATATTTATATAATTAGTATTATTATTTAAATAACTCTAAATTTTTACATTAAAAATAATAAAAAATTATTGATTATAAGAAATTAAATATTATCATCAACTTCTACAAATCCTCTTTTAGTTAGCTGTTTCATTTGATTATCATAATTCTTAAAATATAGATATGTTCCCTCATTGAGCTTATATAGAGCCATTTTAAACGCTGTTTCATTAGTTCTTGGCACTTTCGTTGACTCTGAAATATTTTTAGTGTATAAGTCTAAAACTGAACCTTTGAAAAAGGCTCGAATCTCTTTTTCTAAAATATCAATTCTATCCACATCATAAAAAATCGAAGTAATTTTATCATTTGAAATTATTATTGTAGGATGTGAATCGTATTCTAAAATCTTAGCAATTTGTTCTCTAATAATTCTTATATATTGTTCCTTAAGTTCTACATCGTCTTGTTTTTTCTTAGACTTTTTTAGAAATCTATCACCTAAACTATTCTGCTTAATTTTTTTATTATTTAACTCTTCAAGTAACTTTTTATCTTCTTCGCGTTCTATTGGTTGCTTTATACCTTGAACCAATATATCAACTTCTAACTTATGTTCCTTAGTATTTAAATTTTTAATTTCATCATGTATTATTTTCTGCTCTTCTTTTGTCAAGCTACTTAATGTATGAGCTTGTGTTAGCGTTATATCCTCTTTATTTAGTTTCTCTTTAAGTTCTGGTATTAAATCCTTACCAATCTTCTTATAACGCCCTACCTGAACTCCTGACAGTCCAAAATCTTTTCCTATAAGATCTCTTGTCTTACCGTCTAACTTTTCACCATTTTTTCTTTTTTTCTTATATATGTTTTCAAGTCTTTTAATACCTTCCATTTTTTCAGTTGGAGTAAGCTCTCTTTGTTCTAAATTTGCATGTATAAGCATAAGCTCTGCATCTAAATCATTAATCTCTCTAATTTGACATGGCACTTTTTCATATCCAAGTTTTTTTAAAGCAGTATATCTTCTTTCACCAGATATTATTTCATATTTGCCATTGCCTATATCTCTGACAACTAAATTATGCATCAATCCATTTTCTTTAATGGATGCTGCAAGTTCTTCAATTTCTCTAATTCCATAAAAATTATTTTTTGAAGGAACTAGACTATTTATATCTAATTCCTCTGTAAAACCCTGTTTCTCTACTCCATTAACTCTATTTGCTATACCTTTTAAATAAGACGACATTGCAATTCTTCCACAAATTTCTTATAATCTCTAGATGCATTAGCTCTACTATTAAGGTACACAACTGGAGTAGATTCAAATGTACTTTTAACAATATCAACATTATCTCTTATTGTCTGATTAAATATTAAATCTCCTAATTCTTCTTTAAGCTCTTGCTTTATCTCTTTATGAATCCTTGTTGATTTATCCATTGTTATCAAAATTCCAAGTAAATTTAAATTATGATTAAATTGTTCTCCTACCCCTTCTATGCTACTCATTAGATATTCAAATCCATCTAGTCCAAACTTATCTATCTTAAGAGGTACAATAACATAATCGCTTGCAACTAATGCATTAGTAGATAACATTCCTAAGCTTGGAGGACAATCAATCAAAATATAATCAAAAGCTTTTTGGTCTTTCACACTTAACCATGTTTTAAGTCTTGTTTCCTTAACTCTCTTCGTATCTGTAAGTATCTCTCCTTCGCTCATAATTAAATTTATGTTACCTGGAAGTAACCATAAACCATCATATTTAGTAGGTTGGATACTTATATCCTCTCCTCTTAACACTTCATAAGTTCCCTTCACATGAGAATCATACATATTCAAATACTTAGTTGCATTGCTTTGAGGATCAATATCTATTATTAATACATTCTTTCCCTCTTTGCCTAATTGTGCTGCAACATTAACACATGAAGTTGTTTTTGCGACTCCACCTTTTATATTTAAAAAACTTATAATTTTCATTCTTTACATCTCCTAACAAATAATTTATAATGGAGATACGGATTGCAGTCCGTATCATAAAATTAGAATTCAAAAAATACTACTGAACCTTTACTAAAAGGTTCTTTTTATTTTCCAGAATAATTTGTGCAAAGGCTTTTTTTAAGTCTTTGGCTTTACATGATATTAAAAAGCTACTCATTTATCTCACCTCCTTGCAATAATGGTAAGATTTATTCATTTAATCCAACATTAATATCACTTGTTATTTTTATTGGTGATACAAAGATACCAATATTCAATGGTTTCATATTTTTAATCGCTTCATCAAGTTCTTTCTCTGTGTAAATACCATTTTCATTAAGATATTCCCACATTCTCTTAACTCTAAGTTTTATATCATCCATTAACCTCATTCCCCTCAGTATTTTTAAATTACTTTTTAAGCTTTTCTGTTACAATTATTAGGTCATTTGTAAGTCCTGCGAGTTTTCTTAAGTTGTCCAATATCTTATCTAAATCTTCTTTTTCACTTTCATCAATTACTCCATCTTCAACTATGTCAAGCAAAGTGTTTCTAAGCTGATTTCCTTCTCCTATGAGATTAAAAATATTAATTGATAATTTATAAATATTATTAATATTTGTTTTATCTACAGGGCTAATTGTAAGTTTTCCTATAGGACATTCATTACAACAGTAATAATTCATCAATTCAGGTGCGTTGTATGCATCTGCCATTCTTACAACTACATCTACTGGAACTTGTTTACATAATCCTAATTCATAGTTTATAAGTGAATCTTTACTTACTCCCAAAGCTTCACTCGCACCATCCCTATTTTTAAATTTTTCATTAAACTCAGATGCTATTGTTCTAGCTTTACGATAAATATTTTCATTTTCCTTCATATATCTACTACCCTCTTTTCTTGTATCAATTTTCCATATTTATGTTAAAAAGTATGGACGAGTTTCTATTCTTTTTGTCCAAGCTTTAGAATATAATTATTTTATATTCAAGTTTCTTGAATCAAGCTTTTAAAAAAATAGTTACGTCTACTTTATAAAATTTAGCTAATATTTTTGCTTTTGGAATAGTAAGTTCAACTTTTCCATTCTCTAGCATTGAATATCCGCTTTTTCCCTTATATCCTAGCACTTTTGCTATTTCTTCTTGAGTTCTTCCATTTTTTATACGTAATTGTTTTAACAAATCGTTCATATGCGTTATCGCCTCCAATTCAAGTTGCTTGAACTTTATAATATAATGATAATCCAAGAAGGTTGAACTGTCAATATATTTCCAAGAAAAAGTACAAATATTTTGAACTCGCTTTAAAATATTTATATAATGGAGTACAATTATATTGAACTATTTTTATATAAGGAGATTTAAAGATGTTTACTTTAGCAGATAGAATAAAAGATTTACGGAAATCAAAGAAACTAACACAAACTGATTTAGGAAGAATCTTAGGTGTTGGTAAAACAACTATTTCAATGTACGAAAATGGTAATAGTACTCCTAATGATGAAATTAAATTTAAAATAGCAGCTTTTTTTGATGTAACTTTAGATTACCTGTTAGGAAAAAGTGACATAAAAAAATATGATGATGTTTTATCAATAGATAAGCAAGATAATACTCAAAATACACCTATAGAGGATAAACTAATTGAAAAACTAAAAAACCTTGATGATGAAAGTAAAAAAGAACTTGAAAAATATATGGATTTGCTTAAACTTAAAGAATCAATGGGTGAATCTAAAAATGAAACTCCATCTTCTTTAAAACAAGCTTAAGATAATATTTATTATATGTTAAAAATAATGCCTATAAGGTGTTCGTAAAGAACACCTATATTTTTAACTACATACTGTAATATTTTATCAAAATATGAATTTTTGATTAAAAAGGGAGATCTAATAATGAAAAAAAGAAAAATAACTACATTACTACTATTAGCACTAATGAGTTTTAATTTAATATCCTGTGATTCAAATAAGGATTCACAAAATATCCAAAATGAAACTAATGTAGAATCAACAACTATAGAAGATACCGCTATTGTTGAAAAAATGTTTTCTATAAATGATGTAGCTAAAAAATCAAGTGGTGAAGTTGCAAAAGTTTTAGGACAACCTGAAAAAAGCGAGGAATCTTCTGAGTATATAACAAACTATTATATGAATGGAACTGTTGAAATTGCTTTTAGTGATGATGTTGCTGCACGAATCACTGTTACTCCCCAACATGATACCCCATTTTATAATAATTCTAAAAAACAAGCTTCGACATTGCAATTAATAGGCCTTAATAAAGTTCCATTAGCTTCTAAAAATAATCTCTATAGTGATACATGGGATAATGTTTCGGGATTATATGAAATATCTGTTTTTAATAACGAACTTAAGAATGATGGAAATGATACAGTAAGCTATATTTATATAATTACAGATGAAATTTATAAATAAAAAGTTAAAAATAATGCCTATAAGGTGTTCGTAAAGAACACCTATATTTTTAACTACACACTGTAATATTTTATCAAAATATTACTTTTACATTAAAAAAGGAGAAATGTACAATGGAAAAATGCACTGCAATAAATACAGAAGAAGATACACTAATTGAAAAATTAAGAAAGTTTGATTACGAAACAAAAAAAGAAATTGAAAAGTATATTGATTTTCTTAATTTAAAACAAAAAGTGGACAAGGTAGAAATGATATTATCGACTTTAATAAGTCACGCTTATTAAAAACTCTTAAAAACTCTTAAAAACTCTTAAAAACTCTTAAAAACTTTTAGAAATATATTTTTAAGATATTAATCAATATTTTATAACAATATAAAAATACATTTTCTTAACATATGACAACAGTTCATAATACTTATTTAATAATATTACGTAAATTTAATAAAAAATAAAATGTTGTATCAGATCTAATTTTTATTTAATCGGATACAACATTTTTATTATTTAATAATTCTATTTTTAATTTCTTGACTAATCATTAACAATGGCAAAATTGTATCATTAGCAAGTTCTTCAGCCTCTTCAATAGAAAGCCATCTAGGAGTATGCACAAGCGAATTTAATTTAATAGCTTTTTGACCTTGTTTACTTTCATAATAAAAATCATTTCCTGTAGATTCTAAGAAATTTTTAAAAGCATTAAATCCACCTAACAAAGCTTCAATATATTTTTTATTTTCAAATGCAATAAGATTATTATCTTTACAAACTTTTAGCATATCATCTGTCATATTTTTTATGTTTAATCCAAAATCTCCATTTAAATTAATGTTTCTAAAATTTAAATATCTTTTAGATAAATCCTCAAGTATACATCTGAATGAAATTACATATAATAAATAATATTTCTTATAATCCAATGATTTTAATTTAGAAACTAATTCGTTATATTCTAAATTAACTGGAATTTCTGATCTTATTACTTTTGATGTATTAAAAAAATTAGATTTTGGTTTTTTATCAGTATCAATTTTACAGTTTTCTTTATTATTACTTAAAGATTCTTCTTGATTTTCTTCAACTTCATGCTTGTTATTACTTAAAGATTCTTCTTGATTTTCTTCAACCTCATGCTTGTTATTACTTGAAGATTTTTCTTGATTTTTTTCAACTTCATACTTGTTATTACTTGAAGATTTTTCTTGATTTTCTTCAGCAGTATCTACATCACTTAAAGACTCTTCTTGATTTTTATCATTATCAAAATAAGTACCTACATCTATTTTATTATTTCTATAAGCTACATCAATTTCAAATGCTATTTTTACAATAATTTCATTCATTATCTCCAAAAATTTCTTATACGGAGTTTGTTCAATAAAATTAGCTCTTTCATTAGCTATTTTTAGTTTAGAATTCTTCTCATTAAAATTTTTAAAATTTATATATCCAAAAACATTATGTAATTTTAAAGTTGTATTTTTCTTTGTTTGGCTTAATTGACTAAATCCTAACCAATCCTTTTCATTATCTAAATATCCATACATAGCATAATTGTTTACAAAAACTTTAACTCCATAACCAAATTCTTCTTTTTTAGCTTTGATTAATTTTGTTTTTCCTCCTTGAGAAATCCAAAGTTCTCCTTCAAAGTCTTCTAAATCACTTATTAAATATTTAAATTTATGATTTTTAGAAATTTGAGGTTTATTTACTTTATAAAATTTATTAATAATATCATTAACATCAATATTGTTATTTAAGTGTAAAGAAATTTCTCTATTTAATCTATCAGTCGGAAGATTATAAGCAGCAACCGTTTGACTGATTAAATTTATATCAGCTTTATCAAAAATATATTTTAAATTATTGGATTTTGATTTATATTGAAATCTAATCTTATATATAAATAAATCCTCTATATCTTTAAAATCACAACAATTCAAGCCATTATTTAAAATATTATTTATTGAAAAATTTATTCCAATATTTTTTCCATTATTTTTAAAGTGATCTATAGTAACATGTCGTAATTTTTTGTATTCTTCTTCATCAGTTAAAAGTATAATATCGTCATTAGATATATTCTTAATAGTAAGTTGTGTACCACTTTCATCTAAATTATCAATTTTTTCATAAGTAAATTTACCTTCTGATTTTTTCCATTTAATTAAATAAGAAACATCATTTTTTCTTGTTTTAATTTCTATATAGTTTGATAGTGTAAATGCAGATAACAATCCTAATCCCTTACTTCCAGCCAAATATTTGCCATCATTTCTTTTTTCATTTCCATTAGATTTTTTATCGGATTCACCTATATTACCTAATTTTTTAATATCTTCAATTGATAAGCCTTCACCTTTGTCTAAAATAGTTACTTGATGTTTAGATGTATCTATATTTATATCAATTGTTTTAGAATTTGAATCAAAACCATTTTTTATTAGTTCCGATAATACAATTGAAGGACTTGCAACTAATCCAAGTATCTCTTCAGTTTTCTGGCTATTCAATTTAACAGCTACAGTTTGCAACATAATTCCCCCTTTTATGTGTTTTTTTACTCTTTTATTATTTTACCATATTATTCCCTATTTATCTATTTATCCTGGACAAAAGTATAGATATAAGATATTATATTATTGGAGGGATTATAATGGATAAAAATGATAATAGATTAATCAATAAATTTGAAGATCTTTTAAGATATAATTCTGAATATTGGGATTTTAAAGAAGCTAAAAAAGATCATATTCATGGAATATTCACTTATCCTGCAACAATGGTTCCAGCTATGCAATCAGAAATTTTAAATATAATATTAAAATGTAATCCTAATATTAATTCTTTGTTAGATCCATTTATGGGATCAGGAACTATGTTAGTTGAAGGTATGATGCATAATTTAAATATATATGGAATTGATATAAATCCATTATCATATTTACTAAGTGAATTGAAAACTAATATTCCACTAATAAGTGAATTAAATAAAAAATCAAAAATACTTTTTAATAAGATTGAAAATTTGAGTGATTTTCCTATTTTATGCTTTAAAAATATAAATAAGTGGTATAAAGAAGATATCATATATGATTTAAGTAAAATACACTATTGTATAAAGGAAATTTCAAATATAGATTTACGAAACTTTTTTTGGATATGTCTTGCGGAAGTTGCTAGGTTATGCAATAATTCAAGAAATTCTACTTTTAAACTGCATATAAAATCTAAAGAAGATATAGACAATTTTAAATTTAATGTAACAAGAAGTTTTGAAAAATTAGTATTATCTAACATACAGCGTATTGAAACATATGTTAAATTAAATGAAAACTTGATTCTTAGTGATAAGACATATACTTATAATTATTTAAAAGAAAAAAATATATATTTAGGAAATTCATTTGATATTATAAAAAGTGATTTTAAAGACAATTCAATAGGCTTAATAATAACATCACCTCCATATGGAGATAACCCCACTACTGTAACATATGGCCAATTTTCTATTCTTCCATTACGCTGGATAGATATTAAGGATTTAGATGTAAGCATAGAAGAATCATTAATAAATATTGATAGTAAGATAGATAGTTTAAGTTTAGGTGGAAAAAATTACTCATTAGATAAAATCAATAAAAGTAATATTTTATTTAAAACTAAGATATTGAAAGAGATTTATGAAGAACTGCTAAAGCAAAATGAAGAGTTAAAAGCTAGAAAAGTGGCCTCCTTTATACTAGATTTTAATGATACGTTCAAAGAACTCATAAGAGTACTAAATAAAAATGGATATATGATTTTAACCGTTGGAAACAGGCGTGTTGCTAATAAAATAATTAAGTTTAACGAAATAATTAAAGAATTATCTAAATTTTATAATTTAGAATTAATATATGAGTTTAATAGAAATATATTAGGAAAACGAATTCCGTCTAAGGTTTCAAAACTTAAAGATAATACTTCTGTTAATTCAATGTCAAAAGAGTATATTTTAATATTGAAAAAGGTTTAAAGATATTTGTATTTTTAAACCTTTTATATAATTTAAAGAAAGGAAATACTATGAAAAAATCAGCTTTATATATAAGAGTTAGTACTCATTATCAAATAGATAAAGACTCTCTCCCATTTCAAAAAAAAGAATTAATTAATTATTCTAAATATATTTTAAACATAGATGAGTATGAAATATTTGAGGATGCTGGATATTCAGGTAAGAATACAGTTAGACCAGCATTTCAAGATATGATATCAAGAATAAAGAAAGGTGAATTTACTCATTTACTTGTATGGAAAATAGATAGAATTTCAAGGAATCTATTGGACTTCTGTGCTATGTATGAAGAATTAAAAAAATATAATTGTACATTTATAAGTAAGAATGAACAATTTGATACTTCTTCTGCTACTGGTGAAGCAATGCTTAAACTTGTGCTAATATTCGCTGAATTAGAAAGAAAACTTACAAGTGAAAGAGTAAGTGCAATAATGTTAGATAGAGCTAATAAAGGTTTATGGAATGGTGCCCAATGTCCTTTAGGATATTCATGGAATGAAGAAAAGAAATTTCCTGACATTAACAAGGATGAATCTGAAACTATAAAATTAATTTATAACACATATGAAAATATTAGTTCATCACTTCAAG
This genomic interval carries:
- a CDS encoding helix-turn-helix domain-containing protein, with protein sequence MNEIKAYYAIIPANVRYDKDLTANAKLLYGEITALCNEKGYCWATNNYFADLYGVNKNTISTWINNLVKKGYLISEFKYKPGTNEIDKRYLKINTSPIITHDITYTEKTEYPINANRDTPITKNHDTYSEKNGDPINENNYTLSRKSRKRIIQVNNTINNTISKDIVSCTTTVQQVIDAWNELKLQKVIGIKSGTNRLRLLNARIKEYGIENVLKAISNIQSSSFLKGQNNKSWVITFDWLIKPNNFIKVLEENYKDQEAKVKKHIVEKQFTGSSNLKFDNFEARDYYSNDEAMNNLEKKLLGWDSNESRDIN
- a CDS encoding ParB/RepB/Spo0J family partition protein, which encodes MSSYLKGIANRVNGVEKQGFTEELDINSLVPSKNNFYGIREIEELAASIKENGLMHNLVVRDIGNGKYEIISGERRYTALKKLGYEKVPCQIREINDLDAELMLIHANLEQRELTPTEKMEGIKRLENIYKKKRKNGEKLDGKTRDLIGKDFGLSGVQVGRYKKIGKDLIPELKEKLNKEDITLTQAHTLSSLTKEEQKIIHDEIKNLNTKEHKLEVDILVQGIKQPIEREEDKKLLEELNNKKIKQNSLGDRFLKKSKKKQDDVELKEQYIRIIREQIAKILEYDSHPTIIISNDKITSIFYDVDRIDILEKEIRAFFKGSVLDLYTKNISESTKVPRTNETAFKMALYKLNEGTYLYFKNYDNQMKQLTKRGFVEVDDNI
- a CDS encoding ParA family protein — its product is MKIISFLNIKGGVAKTTSCVNVAAQLGKEGKNVLIIDIDPQSNATKYLNMYDSHVKGTYEVLRGEDISIQPTKYDGLWLLPGNINLIMSEGEILTDTKRVKETRLKTWLSVKDQKAFDYILIDCPPSLGMLSTNALVASDYVIVPLKIDKFGLDGFEYLMSSIEGVGEQFNHNLNLLGILITMDKSTRIHKEIKQELKEELGDLIFNQTIRDNVDIVKSTFESTPVVYLNSRANASRDYKKFVEELQCRLI
- a CDS encoding helix-turn-helix domain-containing protein; the protein is MKENENIYRKARTIASEFNEKFKNRDGASEALGVSKDSLINYELGLCKQVPVDVVVRMADAYNAPELMNYYCCNECPIGKLTISPVDKTNINNIYKLSINIFNLIGEGNQLRNTLLDIVEDGVIDESEKEDLDKILDNLRKLAGLTNDLIIVTEKLKK
- a CDS encoding helix-turn-helix domain-containing protein, which produces MNDLLKQLRIKNGRTQEEIAKVLGYKGKSGYSMLENGKVELTIPKAKILAKFYKVDVTIFLKA
- a CDS encoding helix-turn-helix domain-containing protein produces the protein MFTLADRIKDLRKSKKLTQTDLGRILGVGKTTISMYENGNSTPNDEIKFKIAAFFDVTLDYLLGKSDIKKYDDVLSIDKQDNTQNTPIEDKLIEKLKNLDDESKKELEKYMDLLKLKESMGESKNETPSSLKQA
- a CDS encoding ATP-binding protein, producing the protein MLQTVAVKLNSQKTEEILGLVASPSIVLSELIKNGFDSNSKTIDINIDTSKHQVTILDKGEGLSIEDIKKLGNIGESDKKSNGNEKRNDGKYLAGSKGLGLLSAFTLSNYIEIKTRKNDVSYLIKWKKSEGKFTYEKIDNLDESGTQLTIKNISNDDIILLTDEEEYKKLRHVTIDHFKNNGKNIGINFSINNILNNGLNCCDFKDIEDLFIYKIRFQYKSKSNNLKYIFDKADINLISQTVAAYNLPTDRLNREISLHLNNNIDVNDIINKFYKVNKPQISKNHKFKYLISDLEDFEGELWISQGGKTKLIKAKKEEFGYGVKVFVNNYAMYGYLDNEKDWLGFSQLSQTKKNTTLKLHNVFGYINFKNFNEKNSKLKIANERANFIEQTPYKKFLEIMNEIIVKIAFEIDVAYRNNKIDVGTYFDNDKNQEESLSDVDTAEENQEKSSSNNKYEVEKNQEKSSSNNKHEVEENQEESLSNNKHEVEENQEESLSNNKENCKIDTDKKPKSNFFNTSKVIRSEIPVNLEYNELVSKLKSLDYKKYYLLYVISFRCILEDLSKRYLNFRNINLNGDFGLNIKNMTDDMLKVCKDNNLIAFENKKYIEALLGGFNAFKNFLESTGNDFYYESKQGQKAIKLNSLVHTPRWLSIEEAEELANDTILPLLMISQEIKNRIIK
- a CDS encoding restriction endonuclease subunit M, giving the protein MDKNDNRLINKFEDLLRYNSEYWDFKEAKKDHIHGIFTYPATMVPAMQSEILNIILKCNPNINSLLDPFMGSGTMLVEGMMHNLNIYGIDINPLSYLLSELKTNIPLISELNKKSKILFNKIENLSDFPILCFKNINKWYKEDIIYDLSKIHYCIKEISNIDLRNFFWICLAEVARLCNNSRNSTFKLHIKSKEDIDNFKFNVTRSFEKLVLSNIQRIETYVKLNENLILSDKTYTYNYLKEKNIYLGNSFDIIKSDFKDNSIGLIITSPPYGDNPTTVTYGQFSILPLRWIDIKDLDVSIEESLINIDSKIDSLSLGGKNYSLDKINKSNILFKTKILKEIYEELLKQNEELKARKVASFILDFNDTFKELIRVLNKNGYMILTVGNRRVANKIIKFNEIIKELSKFYNLELIYEFNRNILGKRIPSKVSKLKDNTSVNSMSKEYILILKKV